The nucleotide sequence GGAAGCCGTGGGCGAGCGCTGGTCTTTCCTGATCCTTCGCGGCGTCTTCAACGGTCTCAATCATTTCGAGGAGTTCCAGTCGACCCTCGGCATCGCCCGCAACATCCTCTCCAATCGGCTGGGCCGGTTGGTCGAGCACGGGATTTTGCAGCGCGAGCCCGACCCGTCTGACCGCCGCAAGGTGGCCTACACGCTGACGGACAAGGGGCGGGAACTGCTGCCGGTCCTGATCGCCCTTCGACAATGGGGCGAGCGCTGGGTTTCGGGCGTACCGAGCAACCCGGTGCTGGTCGACAAGAATAGCCGATGCCCCGTCGCGCGGATCGCCGTCCGGGCCGCAGACGGTCGGCCGCTGACATTGAGCGAGCTGGAGTGGGTGGACCGCTCCGATCTGGCCGCCCGCTAGGGAGTCGGTTTGGCCATCCAGGGCAGGCTTTCGAACAGCTCCGGCTCCGCGCTTCGCCTCGCGCCCTCTATCTCCAGCATCTTGAGCTTCGTCGAAACACCCCCGGGCGCGGAAAAGCCGCCGCTGCCGCCGGCGCTGGCGAGGATGCGATGGCAAGGTATGATGATCGGCACCGGGTTGCGGCCGAGCGCGCGTCCGACGGCCCGCGCCGAGCCGGGAGACCCGATCGCCTCGGCGAGTTCGCCATAGGTCCTGACCTCTCCAGGAGGGATCGACCGGGCCGCGGCATAGACGCGCCGCTCGAATTCGGGCGCCTCGGAGAGATCCAGTTGGATGAAGGAGAGGTCCTCCTGCGATCCGCTCAACAGGCGCTGAATGGCCGCGATCGCCGTGCGGGCGAATTCGGGCGGATCGGCTTCGCGCGCGTCGGGAAAACGCCGGTCGAGAAACCGGCGGGTCTCGGCCTTGGAGGCTCCCGGAAGGGCGGCACCGATGATCAAGCCGCCGCGCCAGACAAGGGCGCAGCAGCCTATGGCTGTGTCGAAGAGCGCGAAGCCGGGCCGGTCCATGACCGCCCCCGGCCGCTTACTCGTAGTCGCCGGCGAGATTGGTGTTGCG is from Sphingosinicella humi and encodes:
- a CDS encoding winged helix-turn-helix transcriptional regulator, translated to MRIEDHKALLRECALPAALEAVGERWSFLILRGVFNGLNHFEEFQSTLGIARNILSNRLGRLVEHGILQREPDPSDRRKVAYTLTDKGRELLPVLIALRQWGERWVSGVPSNPVLVDKNSRCPVARIAVRAADGRPLTLSELEWVDRSDLAAR
- a CDS encoding methylated-DNA--[protein]-cysteine S-methyltransferase; amino-acid sequence: MDRPGFALFDTAIGCCALVWRGGLIIGAALPGASKAETRRFLDRRFPDAREADPPEFARTAIAAIQRLLSGSQEDLSFIQLDLSEAPEFERRVYAAARSIPPGEVRTYGELAEAIGSPGSARAVGRALGRNPVPIIIPCHRILASAGGSGGFSAPGGVSTKLKMLEIEGARRSAEPELFESLPWMAKPTP